In a single window of the Portunus trituberculatus isolate SZX2019 chromosome 9, ASM1759143v1, whole genome shotgun sequence genome:
- the LOC123501726 gene encoding uncharacterized protein LOC123501726 — MWHLINKVVKKKVPSTTALLSMHRTSSISGQRSPVTTAYRALRLQVALLSTDEEDAVAISEDELRRALARGWATSPGDDGITYAVLRALRDVPGNPLLQLYNICFRLGHVPQAWTHNTIVPIPKPGTDKFRPISLTSCFCKVLERILLSRLLFRLQHKLSARLYGFLPQRGTHHCLMKLYTRLSPASVVSFIDLKSAFDVANRDIILDQLVDFGVKGNLLRWIRAYLRDRTSCVLFKGVLSTTKNFELGTPQGGVLSPSLFNILMHRLLSLLPDVTDTTITCYADDICIHSNSPDDMQRFLQSFYVSASSCGLIISPEKSRTFSPRPARNLPEFTVGNNVIPLCTQYLYLGAPVRITPAIPARQRVHPIVQDLLARLQRRLAPLKWLTNYAARLSIPVARTFYIAFIRSVIDYLSPSLCQLSRTTLQPLEKFQNQAMRLILGCPASTRIVNMEHELRLPPLVDRIFSNVTYFSIKCLQYPHLSPHYAHTIRASLDPAAPRPLLRPGGRTLVSSVCSHIRRLNINVMTENVAPGLPPWQTPVPAVSYTPGTRTDLPQLLHQRALETIARLSSSLRVAHHLYTDGSLQGDGSAGCAVFSPSLEPPREGWTGRRLPNTSSSTSAYQHLVTRLLRQLATAHASSLVVHFLWIPSHIGLRVNDTADRLTRAACDLDPPAADAPAASLLCYRKMVRQAARSPTHRRRNAERATSASIPHYDHFLLHQHPYRRSGLHVRRHNVVCALLRLGWRPVWQVAEAEDAPHFSSCRLCDTPGANTLDHYCLRCPLLADLLPRGLTLIDTCQQLLSDGNLLDLIIMRHQHFGGC; from the exons ATGTGGCACCTCATCAACAAAGTAGTGAAGAAGAAAGTGCCATCCACCACAGCCCTGCTCAGTATGCACAGGACCTCATCAATAAGTGGTCAGCGCAGTCCC gtgactactgcctaccgCGCACTCCGTCTCCAAGTTGCCTTACTGAGTACTGATGAGGAGGATGCCGTAGCTATATCTGAGGACGAGCTGCGACGGGCACTTGCCAGGGGCTGGGCAACATCTCCGGGTGATGACGGTATCACTTATGCAGTTCTCCGTGCACTTCGAGACGTCCCGGGCAATCCCCTCCTCCAGCTGTACAACATCTGCTTCCGCCTGGGGCACGTCCCACAAGCTTGGACTCACAATACAATTGTGCCCATCCCCAAGCCTGGCACCGATAAATTCCGCCCAATATCTCTCACCTCCTGTTTCTGCAAGGTTCTTGAACGCATTCTTCTCTCTCGCCTCCTGTTCCGACTACAACACAAGCTCTCAGCCAGACTGTACGGTTTCCTGCCCCAGCGAGGAACGCACCACTGCCTTATGAAGCTCTACACTCGTCTCTCTCCAGCCAGTGTTGTCTCCTTCATCGATCTGAAGAGTGCATTTGATGTTGCCAATAGAGATATCATACTCGATCAGCTCGTTGATTTTGGCGTCAAAGGCAACCTTCTAAGATGGATACGTGCTTATCTACGAGACAGAACATCTTGTGTCTTGTTTAAGGGAGTGCTGAGCACCACTAAGAACTTTGAGCTCGGTACTCCGCAAGGTGGAGTACTTAGTCCCTCCTTATTCAATATTCTCATGCatcgccttctctctctccttcctgacgTCACTGACACAACCATAACTTGTTATGCAGACGATATATGTATCCACTCAAATTCTCCAGATGACATGCAAcgtttccttcagtccttctatGTGTCAGCTTCCTCATGTGGTCTCATCATCTCACCAGAAAAAAGCAGGACTTTCTCCCCACGTCCAGCGAGAAATCTGCCTGAATTCACCGTAGGGAACAATGTTATACCTCTGTGCACCCAATATCTCTACTTGGGAGCGCCTGTGCGGATTACTCCTGCTATCCCAGCAAGACAACGTGTTCATCCCATTGTTCAAGATCTCCTGGCTCGGTTGCAGCGGCGTCTCGCTCCTCTCAAGTGGTTGACTAACTATGCTGCCAGACTTTCCATCCCTGTCGCCAGAACCTTCTACATTGCTTTCATCCGTTCAGTGATAGActacctctccccttccctatgTCAGCTCTCCAGAACAACGTTGCAGCCTCTTGAAAAATTTCAAAACCAAGCAATGAGACTCATCTTGGGGTGTCCTGCCTCCACCAGGATTGTCAATATGGAACACGAACTTCGTCTCCCCCCACTTGTAGACAGAATATTTTCTAATGTCACTTACTTCAGCATCAAATGCCTTCAGTACCCTCACCTTTCTCCTCATTACGCTCACACTATCAGGGCGTCCCTGGACCCAGCTGCACCTCGTCCTCTGCTCCGCCCAGGTGGACGTACGCTTGTCAGTAGCGTATGTTCTCACATTCGGAGACTTAACATCAATGTCATGACGGAAAATGTGGCCCCTGGTTTGCCACCCTGGCAGACTCCTGTGCCAGCAGTCTCCTACACTCCAGGCACCAGGACTGACCTGCCTCAGCTACTGCACCAGCGTGCACTTGAGACCATCGCCAGACTGTCCTCGTCCCTCCGTGTGGCTCATCACCTCTACACTGACGGCTCCCTGCAGGGGGACGGCAGTGCTGGCTGTGCTGTTTTCTCCCCCAGCCTGGAGCCACCTCGAGAGGGCTGGACAGGGCGCCGCCTCCCAAACACTTCCAGTTCTAC GTCGGCATATCAACACCTCGTCACACGACTCCTCCGCCAGCTGGCCACCGCCCACGCGAGTTCCCTGGTAGTTCACTTTCTGTGGATCCCCTCCCACATTGGCCTCCGAGTCAACGACACTGCTGACCGTCTTACCAGGGCTGCTTGCGATCTGGACCCACCAGCTGCTGATGCTCCTGCTGCCTCACTCCTGTGCTACAGGAAGATGGTTCGACAGGCCGCCCGTTCCCCCACCCACCGTCGTCGCAATGCTGAGAGGGCCACCAGCGCATCGATTCCACACTAtgaccacttcctccttcatcaacACCCGTATCGTCGCAGTGGTCTTCATGTTCGTCGCCACAATGTGGTGTGTGCGCTCCTCAGGCTTGGCTGGAGACCAGTCTGGCAGGTGGCTGAGGCGGAGGACGCGcctcacttctcctcctgtaGGCTGTGCGACACGCCCGGTGCCAACACACTGGACCATTATTGCCTGCGATGTCCACTACTTGCAGACTTACTCCCGCGGGGACTCACATTGATTGACACGTGTCAACAGTTGTTGTCAGATGGAAATCTGTTAGACTTGATTATCATGCGCCATCAACACTTTGGTGGATGTTAA